AAATATAGCAGGTTCTAGGGGCTACATTATCCTTAAATATATGAACCAAATAGGGTCAAGTCAACCAATTTACCCCAAATGGCAAAGGGCCAAACTAACTCAACTGTTATTTTCTTCAGCgcaaaaatttataaagatgACTTTTTGCCTAACTTATGCATGCGATATATCTCAATCTGAAGATAACTATGATGAGTTGTTTGTTCCAAGACATTAACAATTGATCATACTTCATAATAGTATCATCTTTCTTTGCATAATCCATGACTGAAACATAACAGTTTTTTGCATAgacacccaaaaaaattagttttgaattgTTCCCAAGGCATAGACAATTGATCGTACTTCATAAAAGTATCAACCTTTTACGTAATCCATGGCTAAAACGTAATAGATTTTTGTACAAAGACACCCCAAAAAATCAGTTTTGGAcccaaaaaatgcattttgttcaatttgttCTAACTTTGTGAGTTTATTGCTTTTTCGGCCTCTATTTTGCCCAAGTAAGGTGTCTTTGGAAAGGTTCTATGTCTAATTTCTAAAGATATCCACTCTATTGTCTCAATCTTCCAATTTGGCAAGTTGGAGACTTTGGAAGATGGCTCCAGAATCACGTTTATGCAtaaagttttcattttaatatttttggtaaattatttttatttaagtaagTTTTTGCCATCCAAGCATACCAAATCGAAGCTTGCCATAAGACCTTTCCAACAACTCATTTGGGTCAACTGGTGGTCATTTGACTATAGttcaatcaaaattaaacataatGACACTCTTCACAAGCGGCCAAgtcgtttctcaaaaaaaacatACGTCTTTTAACTAAAGATTCAATGTTACtgagaatttatttatttatttatttatttattattttttttttttttttttaactttgaacTACGTTTGTAAACTGTCATTTTAAGAAGAATTTTATAATCTTTCATATGAGTATAAATCTATCACGATTAGATGGTAGGAATTTTGGTTAAACCCAGATTAAGCCTCAATTAGGGTTGGTCAAACTTAGTCAGATTGTTTTAAATGGTGGATTAGGTCAAAATAAGATGGAATTTGGTGACGGGTTGAATATCAGGCAAATTTTATTGTTGACTAGCTTGGTCAAATTTTGTCAAAGTGAGTCCAACTAaggtaattttaaaatttggggtcTTCGAaccattaaattaatttatcaaacaTTCAATTGggacaaattaattaattaatttgatgtaattacttttttttaatgtcaaaagtacaattttttgctttttagtgTTCAAATTGGTATTTTGGCAAGCAAATCAAGGCTCAATAGAATACGACTATATTTTATAACCATATTGTTTTAcgtatcatatatattttaagtttaactGTAAGACGATATTAGTAATTGTGTTATGTGTGTTAgggtaccttttttttttatacctaattttatttgagtaccacctatttattttcaaacaccacTAATAAGTCATTgggttttcccaaatattttttgctctattaATATGTTAACCACAAATGTTTTATATCTCATTATTTAAATtgggttatgatataaaatatcacaaaaaagcccaaaaactcatattttatccaattttattatcattatttaacTAAGCCCAATACTGGCCCTATAAACCCAATAAACACATCCTattctatttaaagcccaagaatacttatgcttggcaatatttgaaaagcccatgattcaaatccatggcaaaacaattttatcaatggaattcaaatccataatcaaatCCCATAGtttaaacccatggcaatttatttatccaaaactcAATTCACATTAACAATATCAAAGCcaaattctcattggcaatatcaaaacctAGTTCTCGCTGGcaatatttaaaacccaattttcattggcaacatcaaaacccaattctcattgacaATATCAAAACTCAGTTCTTGCTGGCAATAtttaaagcccaattctcattatcaacatcaaagcccaattctcgtTGGTAATATCAAAGCCCAGTTCTCACTGGCAATATTTAAAgtccaattctcattggcaatatcaaagcccagttctcattggcaatatttaaaacctaatttttattggcaacatcaaaacccaattcttattggcaatatcaaaactcaattctcattggtaatatcaaaagcccaacttaCATTGGTACTATTAAAAGTCCAAGCTAACTACTTGACATTATTCtatcaaaagcccaaggttaataatacttggcaaaatactatatcataattatttcacttaaaagtccaataatgaacaatactttagATTCTTAAACATATTACTGTAATATTACAAGTCCATGGAAATTATGAATTATATATtctcaaaacccatggcaatcatcttataaaagcccatggaaagttatgattattagacccatgacatttatctatttcatattataaactcaTGTTCACTATCTATTTATTACCAAAACTCATGGTAATTATTCATCCTACATGTCCATTattatgattatctatagaGAAACTCATGAGAACATCACATTATTCCATTATAGTGGTTGTtaccatatttatttaaaacccaTGGTAAATATAATTCTCAAGAACAATATTGGaggtcattatttaaaaaagccccaaagaaaatatcatttacaaagtaatccatagtaaaaattatgagaaactatacaagttgttatttaaaGCCCATGAGAATTAATATCCAAaatctatcataaatatttattaaaagctcattgattcattttatttctactaaCAACTAAAACCCATGAGGAGTAAAAAGCTCATGGCAAAGCATGTCTTTAATGCCCatttttttggaccaagaaTCTCATGAAGTAGGGAACAAGCCCAAGCAAAGAAAGAGCCATGTGGCTTAACTAAAAGTGCTGAAATGGAGCAAAGTTCTAGCCGAAAAAGGTCCCCAGCAAAAGGCTTGAAAGTGGGCAACTAGCCCTTGTTCATCCCTAACCAAAAAACAACTAGAGATCCCTACAAGAGAATCAAGTCTTTGAGGATGATCTAGGGGCTATCTCATCAGTTTTTTGCCACCCTCTACCTGACGTGAACAGTGCCTGAGGGCTGTCATATCAACTGAAGTCTGAAGGATGATGGAACTCCATCATCTTCCTTAAGACTATACCTTTAATGGAAGGAGAGCTAAAACCAAGTTATCCAAACctcaacaaattgatgctataaatgttaaaaatgtttaaaacatgattcatgtgccaagcccatgaatcttaaaggggaaaatttgggaacatgtggtttggagggcataaagtgATTTCTAGCGGAACCCCCTGAAGTGGACTTAGAGTTTGAAACATGGCTTGAGGTGTTGAATCTTACTTCTTGAGGGACCAAATCTCAGTTGTAGCATTGGGATTCGTTCCTGATACATGCCTTAATCCCATTAATTAGGCTTAGTCCTAGAAATCTTGGCATTTAATGCAAAGCACTCTAAAATCCCATTATTACCCAAAGAGGCAAGGCAGCCCCTAAAGTAAATCTCCTACTTTTGACCAGAAATTCCAAGAAGATTAACCTTGATTCACTACCTCTGAGTAGTCCTACatttttggattcttgttaATTAATGCTTCTCTAAAGTACCATTATAAAAAGATGAACACCTCAGCCCACTGGAGGACAGCTACCCTCTCTCGAAACTCTTGGTTTATTTACTACTTCGTTCGTGGTTTAGCTTTTCTCAAGCTCATCACTCATCATCTTTAACCCACACTCATCTAATCTCAAATACTCTTTTCCCCCTTTCACACAATCACAACCCATAAATGTCTCTCAACTAGTCATAAACAGCCCATTACTCACAAAAAGCCTTAAGCTCAGTGCTAGTCCCATTCCACTCACTCAAAACAGCCCACATTACCTCATTCATGCCTTATGCACACATACTCACCAAAGtcttagtttaatacttgcCGCACTGAGCTAGGATCTGTCTCTCCCTTTattccatcctatttttcctcttttatttgtaactatgAAGGCTTTAATCTTTGTTTTGTATTATTATGATGAAGCCCATAATGTTTTGGAAATTATGGAAGTTTTTCTTAtgttgacttaataataataagaaaaacatatGATTTTTACCATGTAAATACACTTATTAACCTGGAATTACCCTACCATAGGAGATAATACCGTACTGCTAGAACACTTATTTGAACTATGATGCTGTAAAAggactaataatataacaaactaacaatagTATCGTGTTTATTATGttttattgttgtcttcttgttaGGGTGCAGCCTCTATCTCTTACTTGGGCAGATTTACACAACACCGAAAGCCTTTGCGCTTTATTTCAAGGGCCCATCGTCGAGTTTCGGCTTGCCTATCCCATATTCTATTTggaaacatcaaaattttcccctCAACAATGTGTAAACTCAAAAGTTTGTATAATTGCGTATAGAGGTTACACATATCTTGAGATAAGAGAAAATAATTCTTGCCAATTTGGAATATAACTTGACTATTCCTATACCTACACTTTTCTAGCCCACATGCAACTTATTGcattaaaaagaaagacaccTGCTTGATCAATACATTGGAGTATTACTCTGGCTTTTGAAAGCCACAACTGACATAAGTATAGTTTGCCTTCCtcttattcaatttcttttttatttcttagcctctttttttttttttttttgagaaactttttaTTTCTTAGCCTAAAGCTTGTTTATCCATTTTGTTTCTAAATTAGGGATTGTGCTAAACAATTGATGTGGCTCCACAAAATGGCCATGAAAAGCTGGGTTTGATTATTTTTGAGTTAAAGCTCTTTCACTACTTTTATCGGGTTAAAGTTCTTTCACAATAACATTTCAATGATGTGCTGTGcattttgttattagttttcctttaatattttaattattctcatggtaaaaaattgtaatctttagtgttctattttataataaaagtggTATAATAATTTTGATCATACAATATGTgtttacaaatttgaaaattacacAATACAGTGACTAATATAGATAGACATGCTTCATGCCTATTCAAGAATGCAAATATcgttttgataaaataaaaataaaaatatccttccattatttttttttatatatattcttgattgtgtgttattaaatttattttttcttttgttagacTTTATTTCAAATGCTGAAATAATTAAGTTTGAGCAAGAATACCACAATTCAAATCAATTGTTTCTCctataaatcttagaaaaatgataacaGAATTTCATTATTCTTAAATAATTAGTgcactaaaaataattaatatagcaaaataaatgtatttattctattagATAAATAATGCATAACTATAGATAATTCATATATATGcaggaaaattattgtgtactctcgGAGTACTATAAATTCGTACTACATCCTCTCATATGAATAgtgggtctcactaattaaatttatggtggaacctaccattcatgtgaaaggggagtacgcatttatggtactccgagaatacgtatatataataaatatatacatttacTCATTTGACTAATTCAATGAATTAATACTTTGATATAAATGCAATCTTTTGTTAAggtaaaaacttaaattaataaaatctcaaaaaatgcATCACATGGTAGAAGCTCATGTTCTCTCACATGATatctttacttatatatattgaagtgttgttcaaataaatgaaaaagagtaAGGTTCCAAATCGGAATATCAATCAAACGAGTAGGAACTAGGTTGGACACGTCTAATAATTGGTGTTTCAATCGTTTCAACTGTTTTCCTATATAATCAAGTGTTTTTGCTTTAGGAAGGAGTCttttacattaaattttttttttttttaaaaaaaaaaagtgcttttGCTTTAGTACGGTCATTTGTCTTGAAAGCTTGTAACTTTTGACTTAATTTTTCATAAGGTTGGCAGATTAGTTACCCAAGAAGTCGTTACAACATTTTACATGATTAATTTTGATGATGTCTAATAAAAGTAAATTTGTTGGTAGtattgcttctcaaaaaaaaaaaaaaaaaagggttaggCTAAGgacgattttttattttttggtaaataactATGGACGATACACAAAATTATAGGAGTCTTCAATGGTATCTCAAATGTCTATTATGGTTTCTATGGTCAATGTAACTTCAATTGTtaacaaatattatataattcttGTCATATAAGAGTTTGTTATTATTTTCCCAGAATAACaactgaaaaaattaaaattaaaaaagaaaaaagagaaaatgggtTATCatgtaaaatgataaaatttatttttcgatGTTGCCTAATACTGTTCAATGTGATACAGTCACTTTttcattagaaataaaaaatgtattagGGAAGTGTAAATTTTACCCCTATCATACTTATTATTTACAATGAATccattatacatatatatatatatatatatatatatattttagagagtttcaacctgtggcgtccgctcctgataatagatctttattatcagaccaagacaccaatcagtttttaatATAAGCTGGGATTggatctcaaatctcttatacaaccattaaTGATTTTACCAGTTCAGTTAACTAGAACtcacttttatattttaaattatatattacataCTTAAGGGTATATGTAGTGCCAAAATAAGGTATATctaggaaataaaataaaattacaattttcatatttgatcatattaaaataaaatttcaagtgaAATGATTATCCTGTTATGCTTCTACTCAACAAGAGGCATGAATTGGAATGGAAGATAATCCCCCATTTCTGAATTCATGTCTACTGGCAGATGCCATCATGCAAATAGAAATATCTTGTAATCCGAAAGGTTTCCTTGTCCTcgttactttttgtatttttattagatAGTATCTGCTTTAGATCAGACCAAaacactaataatttttttttgaagtagacAAAGATAGAAccccaaatattttatttaactattaaagattttaacaattaagttaactagaacccacacTTTTTAgacatatttgtttttaaaataaaattgtcatctttattaaaaaaattatttatatttgacCGGGGTCAACTACGAGTAAAAAGCCTACGCTGCCCGCGTCAGTTGGGTTTCATAAAGAAACCGTGTGAATGTAAAAACCACTTAAAGTAGTAGGACCCAAAACTTTATGGAGAGCTAGAGAGGACAAACAAAATGTTGGTAATCTCAGTCCCTAGTGGAAACttaatcctatatatatatatatgtcccTCCCATTCAGCTTGTTTGTCATATCAAGCTTCGACACCCAGAAATTATAAGCTATCTAAAACATCACCCTGCTCCTCCCTGAGAGGAATTTGATCTCTCTGACGAAGAAAATGAAGGTAATGTTGAATACCATGCTCAACAATGGTTTAGAAGTTCTGTTCCTTATTGAACTTCCAAATTCCAATCATGTTATGTAATGTAATACTAACTGCCACTTATTAACTTCATTGCAGCAAAAGGTAGTGATCCGGGTGAACTTAAATAATGGCAAAAAGAATGCTCGGACCAAGGCCCTGCAGATTGCAGTTGGCGTACAAggtaatcatttttttctttcaatttttaacattGAACCAAATTTACATGCTCTTTACGTACTTGTTTACTTTCTTAATTACTTCAATTAAGCTCAACAGAGTTTCATTTaggaatttaaattaattatcttTCTTTTCGGTGCTTAAGGTGTTGAATCAGTATCTTTACAAGGTGAGGATAGCAgtcaaattgttgttgttgggaATGACATTGATTCAGTCCACTTGACATCCTTGCTGAGGAAGAAAGTTGGATCTGCTGAGTTAATGAGTCTCTCACCAATCAGTTCTGAGGGGGAAAAACAACAAGAGCCCAAACACAATGGAATACAATCAATGGTTTGGCCAACTTATCAAGCTAGTGTGCCATATTATTATACGTATGACGTCCCAAATAACAACCAAGACTCTTGTACTATTATGTGACCACATGTATGAATTTTGTTACTAGCTAAAACTTAGGTAGAGTTTTTTAGATGTAGTAACTTAAATTCTACATATGGTTCATGCCATTGAATTTAATTCAAGAATCTCAAGTAGAGCACTATGTGTTAGAAGTGTGGAATGACTTTCTATGGTCTATCTCtttaatagaaagaaaaaatttgtaaaagaaagAGTAATTGACTAAGAAATATATTCATGTGATCTAATAAGAAATAAGGATCTAGTTCAAGGCATATGGTTTGTTGTTGAAATACATTTCTTCAGTGTTATTTGCAAAAGTTCTCTAAACTGAGCAATGGCTAGAAAATGGAATTCTGAACCTCTTAGTAGACCTCAAAAACATCTAATAAAGTGAGTAGAAGGAGATCTGAATATCATCAAATCCCactttattttataactttgTTCACCTGTAGGGGCAGTAGACAAAAACTACTAAGGCAGTAAATTCAAGATGGAAAAACCTCACCCTTGCCTTAGGGTATATAATGAAATAACAACACTACATTGTTTTATCCTCAATGTTCATAATAACATGAATTTCTAAACTCAAAATACTGTACATTGGAAAATTTACTCAAAATACGCATTACTGTACATTGGAAATGTACTCAAAATACTGTACATTGTTTGCCATAACTAATAAAAACCATGCTTTTACTAGTCTTGGGCACGTCTCAGCCATTAGTCTGCTAGCCATGTATACACACTGTCAGCAAACCAGTCTGATCCCCAGTAAAAAAGAGGCCCTCAGGACCTATTTGAAGGGTCTGGACTTCTTGTTTTGCAAATAATCTGCCCGTCAGTGAATCTGAAACATAAATCACTAATATTAGTCAAATCCAAGAGGGAAAAGAAGACTTTTCACAAAGGGAAAATTGTACTCACATTGGCAGTTCATAGAGGTGGACAGATTTATCAGTACAAAAGCAATACAAGATTGGTTTAACATCCGGATCAGTCATCCCAGAAAGTGCAAGGATACCCTGTACCATGAAAAATCATGTCATCCAGATTCCAATTAGTTGACACCAGGGGCGGAGCCACATAGTGGCTTGGGGGGGCCGTGGcccctgcaaaattttttttttcccattagactatgaagaaaaaataaataggcCCCCCCAACATTACACAACCGGCCCCCCCTACCCATTTCTCACCCATTCTCCCAGCCCTCAatcaaaaattaggaacaccctcaaattaaaaaaaaaaaaaaaaaaaaaaattatctgttctactttcaagcaaaaaaaaaaaaaaaaagcccaaaaaaaatttgaactaaaatctgaaaaaaaaaaaaaatatatgtaacaAAACCACGCCCACGGCGAGCCCATTACAGGTAGCTCGCTCACGGCAAGCCCACggattctcaaccaaaaaaaaaaaaaatacagagaaTCAGAAATTGAACCTATCACGTCGTTGGCGCCTAGCAGAATCCCATCACGTCGCGTCTTCGCTGGCAGAGAGATCAAATCCCAATACAAAAGCAAACCAAACACAGAACTCAGCAAACCAAACACAGAACATAGAGgtgtttatcaaaaaacaaaaaaatccccaatacacaaaccaaaaccacaCCCAGTAACCCACGGACGGTCACGTCGCCGTCGTCGTCGCCGCAGTGAGCTCATCGTTGTAGTTGTCGCTCGCCCGGCCGCCCCTCATCGCAGATCGGAGATCGGAGAACACAGATCGCTTTGCCTCTGCTCTGGTGCTTGGTGCTCGCCGCTCGGTGCTCCCTCcggccctccctcaaggtatttcgctctttttctctctgactctctctcagtctctcgctctttatctcactgaaattaaaaaggaaatgaatCGCAGATCGACATCGTAGACAGTAGATCGATCATCGACTCATCGTTCTGCGCCTCTGCCTCTGTTCCAGTGAGCGGTGCTCGTTGCTTCCTCCGGCAGTCCGGccctccctcaaggtttttctctctgactctctctcaaactctcagtctctctctctttatcccAATGAATGACtgaataaagaatgaaatgaaactcagcatctttttttttttttttttttttttgatgtggaACTGTGAGAATCTGATTGGCCAATTTGGCTGactttcacttcttttttttttttttttttctttttaaatttggctGTCCACACATTGTGCTCCCTTGCATCTTACACGCCTGCACTcataaacaatatatatatatatatttttttttttttttgggtcctgTTGTACAACCACAACaatgtttgtgtgtttgtgtgttataagtgtttttgtttttggttgatgtgtttgtgtgttgggTTGGGCTTGTTGTATTCTATTTGGTTTGGACTTCTTTAAGGCTCAGAAACTTTGAATGGATTTTGAAGTTATTCATTGCAGTACTTGGGCTTGAGCTTCACATATTACCCAAGTTTCAATTTTGGAATTAAAACttggaaaaaaacaatttaaaaattatttgaaaatcatataatataaataatatcggtttttttttttttttttttttaaaggacttcACCATCCAActtttattgattaatattattttagttgcgGTCCATTAGCTAATGGATACAATAGGTAGTTAATTAGTTACAGTATCACTATTATACTATAATTAGTTAAttgtataattaatgacaaataaattaaaccaatatagtttattgttacaCTAAACAACAGTaattaaagatatataattaaattaaccaatacattataaaagacaaattaattaaattatttttgtttttgtttgaggggttattattaattaaagttgtattaaaaatgggttgactgtttaaattatagtggaaaatttgtttttttcttgagtatgaataacattcatataattaagtaaaaatttctaattaaaattttatttttaaaaatttttttcaggttaatttttgagtcatattcttaaagctaaaagaattatgagcaaacgaCAAACAATTGAcgcattctttaagaaaaaagatgttagcaattcagaAATTAGAACACCTGTGGCTATAGAAACAAATGTTAATACTTCAATGCCTGATGTACATCCCTCCAAATAtccaaaacttcaatttgaagagatagatcgtgatccaggatcacgtaaacaaatatgtgaatttcctatCAACAAATAAGATGAAATCCGACGAGCTTATATCGAAAATACTGTCtctgtggacgtaggcaaattgccgaaccacgtaaatactgtcttgtacgtgtgattgtttttcttttggcgttttcttttctctattttttttttctcacaggTTTGGAATTTCGGTTGAATTCCCAACATGTTCAAGTATATGATGATATatgaaagttgataattttgtatccaatagacttaagaattatatttagtatatttttGTTACAACCCGGCCCCCCCAAGTATTCattcctggctacgcccctggTTGACACAGTATCATCAACATGATACTGAAAGTGATTCTAGTTCAGAACCTAGAGACATCACAACATTGAAAGTGATTCTAGTTCAGAACCTAGCCAGT
The sequence above is drawn from the Quercus lobata isolate SW786 chromosome 12, ValleyOak3.0 Primary Assembly, whole genome shotgun sequence genome and encodes:
- the LOC115970756 gene encoding heavy metal-associated isoprenylated plant protein 47-like — encoded protein: MKQKVVIRVNLNNGKKNARTKALQIAVGVQGVESVSLQGEDSSQIVVVGNDIDSVHLTSLLRKKVGSAELMSLSPISSEGEKQQEPKHNGIQSMVWPTYQASVPYYYTYDVPNNNQDSCTIM